Proteins co-encoded in one Paracrocinitomix mangrovi genomic window:
- a CDS encoding pseudouridine synthase codes for MADQSNKGGKKPVKRLAMKGKSKPKGDFSKPKKKKGDPLPSFSDEVRLNKYIANAGICSRREADVLIKTGVVEVNGKTITEMGYKVKPGDEVRYDGAIIRAEKKQYVLLNKPKNFITTMEDPQGRKTAYELVAKACKERIYPVGRLDRNTTGLLLFTNDGDLAKKLTHPRYQVSKLYHVSLNKPIDVDTLNSLTQGVTLDDGSFVKADKVELIADSKNKEAGIELHSGKNRVVRRMFEAVGFTVVKLDRVKFAHLTKKDLPRGEYRHLTEKEVSFLKMS; via the coding sequence ATGGCTGATCAATCAAATAAAGGAGGGAAAAAACCCGTGAAGAGACTGGCAATGAAGGGAAAATCAAAGCCAAAAGGAGATTTCTCAAAACCAAAAAAGAAAAAAGGTGATCCTCTTCCGTCATTCAGTGATGAAGTTAGGCTGAATAAATATATTGCAAATGCAGGAATTTGTTCAAGAAGGGAAGCAGACGTTTTAATTAAAACCGGCGTAGTAGAAGTGAATGGTAAAACCATCACTGAAATGGGTTATAAAGTTAAACCCGGAGATGAAGTTAGATATGATGGTGCCATCATTAGAGCGGAAAAAAAACAATATGTATTGTTAAATAAGCCTAAGAACTTCATAACTACAATGGAAGATCCTCAAGGTAGAAAAACAGCCTACGAATTGGTTGCCAAAGCCTGTAAAGAAAGAATATATCCTGTTGGTAGATTGGACAGAAACACTACCGGTTTATTGTTATTTACAAATGATGGTGATTTGGCTAAAAAATTGACTCATCCTAGATATCAGGTTTCAAAACTTTACCATGTGTCTTTGAATAAACCAATTGATGTTGACACACTCAACTCACTGACACAAGGAGTAACTTTAGATGACGGTTCATTTGTAAAAGCTGATAAGGTTGAATTGATTGCAGATTCAAAAAACAAAGAAGCCGGAATTGAATTACACTCAGGAAAAAACAGAGTTGTAAGAAGAATGTTTGAAGCTGTTGGTTTTACTGTTGTTAAATTAGACAGAGTAAAATTCGCACATCTTACTAAAAAAGATTTACCTAGAGGAGAATACAGACATCTTACTGAAAAAGAGGTGAGTTTTCTAAAAATGAGCTAA
- a CDS encoding HYR domain-containing protein, translating into MCTYTAPVGADNCPGSVTAMTAGQASGTIFPIGTTTVTYQVTDASGNTAQCSFDVTVNDNEAPTISCPADITLSNDGGACGAIVFYSQPTFNDNCPGSTLTLTAGQASGTLFPIGTTTVTYQVTDASGNTASCSFNVTINDVENPSITCPTNITVNNDPGLCGAVVSYTTPVGTDNCPGVVTSMIAGQPTGTVFPIGTTTVTYQAVDASGNTSQCSFNVTVIDNENPTITCPADITVNNDPGICGATVTYTAPVGLDNCPGSTTTMIAGLASGSLFPIGTTIVTYQVTDASGNTSQCSFNIAVLDSENPTITCPADITVNNITNVCGATVTYTSPVGIDNCPGATTVMTTGSISGALFPVGVTTQTFVVTDASGNTAQCTFDVTVLDVQNPVINCPADIIVNNDPGSCGAIVTYTIPNGTDNCPGATTIITAGQASGTLFPIGTTTVTYQVTDASGNSTTCSFDVTVNDNENPAITCPANITVNNDPGVCGALVTYTTPTGTDNCPGSTTTMIAGQASGTVFPIGTTTVTYEVVDATGNSTTCSFDVTVIDSEFPTVSCPANITVNNDLGVCGAVVTYIAPVGADNCPGSTTTMIAGQGSGSVFPIGTTTVTFEVIDASGNTTTCSFDVIVIDNENPTISCPADIIVNNDPGVCGAIVNYTTPIGSDNCPASVTIMTTGLASGSVFPIGTTTVTYEVTDASGNIASCSFDVTVNDNEAPTITCPADITVNNDPGVCGAIVTYTLPNGLDNCPGATTILTAGQASGTLFPVGTTTVSYQVTDASGNTASCSFDIIVIDNEVPTITCPPDQNDFYDANCEHTLLDYTSLVSSSDNCGVASVVQSPAPGTILTADQLITMTATDVNGNTFDCTFNLFLADSTSPSIICPPDQNDFFDASCQFTVPDYTPLVVTADNCGIVTVTQNPVPGSTISGATNTITFTADDGNGNTSVCSINLFLADSTSPTITCPADQNVAFDANCQYTLLNYTGMGSNGDNCGPITITQSPIAGTVITDTTTITLTATDAAGNSSSCTFNVNPSDQTIPTIACPPNQNVYLDNNCQFTLPDYTGLAVAADNCGPISVSQNPPAGTVIVVNTTVTFSVVDGAGNINNCSFTVIPIDTIAPTITCPVDQVVSLSPTCDYTMTDFTGLAVTDDNCAVANTIQSVTVGTIITTTTAQTFTVSDNSGNTASCTFNIIPVDDTPPSLTCPSNQNVNFNNSCQHFMLDYTFMVANADNCGPITLLQSPLPSTVISDTVTVYMTAIDGAGNVATCNFQVNPSDNTPPAIVSCLSDQNEYVGLSCKYTIPDYTGMITAIDNCGSYTVSQSPIPGTDVSTNTTITMTVTDGNGNSSTCNFDVLLTDTISPTIACPPTSIDVYFDVNCQYQIVPFDSLVTPFDNCGTTFISQLPAVGTIIDTNQTMTMIVTDATGNTGQCQFNLIPQDTIAPVIGCPGTQIAYLDTNCEAFLGDYTGLANTTANCEAVLVTQDPPPGTQINGTTTVLLYGADASGNISFCSFNVVLDDTIPPTVTCPADIYTCFNLVTFTPPPGNDNCGPVTVTRITGLPTGSTFPDGNTVMTYVAEDAYGNTDTCSFNIFVFTTPVGSPAVTQISCYGETDGSVDLTVNLGNPPFTYEWSNSATSEDIFGLSEGTYSCIITDVEGCKDTVEIDIIEPDSLYVDETVTPISCYGEIDGKVFVVVNGGTFPYSYNWLTSGAGNSANGLGAGDYTLIVTDSRGCQVTETYTITEPDSISIDSEVSFYPESGYQISVENGSDGWIDITPSGGNPPYLYNWDNGGITEDLENLIAGTYTVIVTDTNGCEQTATFVLDQPLAPVFFTGLTPNGDGYNDLFIIENLFRYPDNTLTIMNRWGDVVYQAAPYNNDWDGTPNRGIVIYGDKVPEGSYYYVFEPVAGSKTKMTGYIVIKR; encoded by the coding sequence TTGTGCACTTATACTGCTCCGGTTGGAGCCGATAACTGTCCTGGCTCTGTTACGGCTATGACTGCTGGTCAGGCTTCGGGTACTATTTTCCCTATCGGTACTACTACTGTTACTTATCAGGTTACTGATGCTTCTGGGAACACGGCTCAATGCTCATTTGATGTTACTGTTAATGATAATGAAGCTCCTACTATTTCTTGTCCAGCGGATATTACTTTAAGTAATGACGGTGGTGCTTGTGGAGCGATTGTATTTTATTCGCAACCTACATTTAATGATAACTGTCCAGGTTCTACTCTGACTTTAACAGCTGGACAGGCATCTGGTACTTTATTCCCTATTGGTACTACTACCGTTACTTATCAGGTTACAGATGCTTCTGGGAACACAGCTTCTTGTTCGTTTAATGTCACAATTAATGACGTAGAAAATCCATCAATTACCTGTCCAACAAATATCACCGTAAATAATGATCCGGGATTATGCGGAGCTGTTGTTTCATATACAACACCTGTAGGTACGGATAACTGCCCAGGAGTAGTAACTAGCATGATTGCTGGTCAACCAACCGGAACTGTGTTCCCTATTGGAACTACAACCGTTACATATCAAGCCGTTGATGCATCTGGAAATACTTCTCAATGTTCATTTAATGTGACCGTAATAGATAATGAAAATCCAACAATTACTTGTCCTGCAGATATAACTGTTAACAACGATCCTGGAATTTGTGGAGCAACAGTTACCTATACAGCACCTGTTGGTTTAGATAATTGCCCTGGATCTACAACAACTATGATCGCAGGTCTTGCATCTGGTTCATTATTCCCAATTGGTACTACAATTGTTACTTATCAAGTTACAGACGCTTCAGGAAACACAAGTCAATGCTCATTTAATATTGCAGTATTGGATAGTGAGAATCCAACAATTACCTGTCCTGCAGATATAACAGTAAATAATATTACTAATGTTTGTGGTGCTACTGTAACTTATACTTCTCCTGTTGGTATCGATAATTGTCCAGGAGCGACAACTGTAATGACTACTGGTTCTATTAGCGGTGCACTATTCCCTGTTGGAGTTACAACTCAGACATTTGTAGTAACAGATGCTTCTGGAAATACTGCTCAATGTACTTTTGATGTAACTGTTCTTGATGTTCAAAATCCGGTTATTAATTGTCCAGCTGATATAATTGTAAACAATGACCCTGGTTCTTGTGGAGCCATTGTCACCTATACAATTCCTAATGGAACTGACAATTGCCCTGGAGCAACTACTATTATAACTGCAGGACAGGCTTCTGGAACTTTGTTCCCTATTGGTACTACTACTGTTACTTATCAGGTTACTGATGCTTCCGGAAATAGTACAACTTGTTCATTTGATGTAACCGTTAATGACAACGAAAATCCAGCCATTACATGCCCTGCTAACATTACCGTTAACAATGATCCAGGGGTTTGCGGTGCGTTAGTAACATATACTACACCAACAGGTACAGACAATTGTCCAGGTTCTACAACTACAATGATTGCAGGACAGGCTTCTGGAACTGTTTTCCCAATTGGAACTACAACGGTTACTTATGAAGTTGTAGATGCCACAGGAAACAGCACAACTTGTTCGTTTGATGTAACAGTAATTGATAGTGAATTTCCAACAGTTTCATGTCCGGCAAACATCACTGTAAATAATGACCTAGGAGTTTGTGGTGCTGTAGTAACTTACATAGCTCCAGTTGGTGCTGATAATTGTCCTGGCTCAACTACAACTATGATTGCAGGTCAAGGATCAGGAAGTGTATTTCCAATTGGCACAACTACTGTAACTTTCGAGGTGATTGATGCATCTGGAAATACTACCACTTGTTCATTTGATGTAATAGTAATTGATAATGAAAACCCAACAATTTCATGTCCAGCAGACATTATAGTTAACAATGACCCAGGAGTTTGTGGTGCTATTGTAAATTATACTACTCCAATTGGTTCTGATAATTGCCCGGCATCAGTAACAATAATGACTACAGGTTTAGCATCAGGTTCTGTATTTCCAATTGGAACAACAACTGTAACTTATGAAGTAACTGATGCTTCTGGAAACATAGCCTCATGTTCTTTTGATGTTACTGTTAACGACAATGAAGCGCCAACAATTACTTGTCCAGCTGACATTACAGTAAACAATGACCCTGGTGTTTGTGGTGCTATTGTAACATATACTTTACCAAATGGATTAGATAACTGCCCTGGGGCCACCACTATTTTAACTGCCGGACAAGCTTCAGGAACATTATTCCCAGTGGGAACAACTACAGTTTCTTATCAAGTAACTGATGCCTCAGGAAACACAGCATCTTGTTCATTTGATATTATTGTAATTGACAATGAAGTACCTACTATTACTTGTCCACCGGATCAAAATGATTTTTATGACGCAAACTGTGAGCATACATTATTAGATTATACATCATTGGTTAGTTCTTCAGATAATTGTGGTGTAGCTTCGGTTGTACAGTCACCTGCACCTGGAACAATTTTAACAGCTGATCAATTAATCACAATGACAGCAACAGATGTAAACGGAAATACGTTTGATTGTACTTTTAATTTATTCCTAGCAGACAGTACTAGTCCTTCAATAATTTGTCCTCCTGATCAAAATGATTTCTTTGATGCTAGTTGTCAATTCACTGTACCTGACTACACTCCATTAGTGGTAACAGCTGATAACTGTGGTATAGTAACAGTAACTCAAAACCCGGTTCCAGGATCAACAATATCTGGGGCAACTAATACTATTACATTTACTGCAGATGATGGTAATGGAAATACATCTGTTTGTTCAATCAATCTATTCTTAGCAGATAGCACAAGTCCTACAATTACATGTCCTGCAGATCAAAATGTAGCATTTGATGCAAACTGTCAATACACATTACTAAATTATACTGGAATGGGATCAAATGGCGACAATTGTGGTCCAATAACAATCACTCAAAGTCCTATAGCAGGAACTGTCATTACTGATACAACTACCATTACATTAACTGCAACAGATGCAGCTGGAAACTCTTCTAGTTGTACGTTTAACGTTAATCCATCTGACCAAACTATACCTACAATTGCGTGTCCTCCGAATCAAAATGTTTATTTAGATAACAACTGTCAATTCACTCTTCCAGATTACACCGGATTAGCAGTGGCAGCAGATAATTGCGGACCAATAAGTGTTTCTCAAAACCCTCCGGCTGGTACTGTAATAGTAGTTAATACTACAGTGACGTTCTCAGTAGTGGACGGAGCTGGAAACATAAACAATTGTTCATTTACTGTAATTCCAATTGATACAATTGCGCCAACTATTACTTGTCCTGTTGATCAAGTTGTTTCATTGAGTCCAACATGTGATTATACTATGACAGATTTTACAGGACTTGCAGTAACAGATGACAACTGTGCAGTTGCAAATACCATTCAGTCTGTAACTGTAGGTACAATAATCACTACAACTACTGCTCAAACGTTCACAGTTTCTGATAATTCTGGAAACACTGCGAGTTGTACGTTCAACATTATTCCTGTTGATGACACACCACCATCATTGACATGTCCATCTAACCAAAATGTTAACTTCAATAATAGCTGTCAACATTTTATGTTAGACTATACTTTTATGGTAGCTAATGCGGATAATTGTGGTCCAATTACATTATTACAATCACCATTACCTTCAACGGTTATTTCGGATACAGTTACTGTTTATATGACTGCTATTGATGGAGCCGGAAATGTTGCTACTTGTAACTTCCAGGTGAATCCTTCAGATAATACACCTCCGGCAATTGTATCATGTTTAAGTGATCAAAATGAATATGTAGGATTGAGTTGTAAATACACAATCCCAGATTACACCGGAATGATTACAGCGATAGACAATTGTGGATCATACACTGTCTCTCAATCTCCAATACCTGGAACAGATGTAAGTACAAATACTACAATAACAATGACTGTAACTGACGGAAACGGAAATAGTAGCACTTGTAATTTTGATGTATTGTTAACTGACACTATTTCTCCTACCATAGCTTGTCCTCCTACTTCAATAGATGTTTATTTTGATGTGAATTGCCAATATCAAATCGTTCCTTTTGATTCATTAGTGACTCCATTTGACAATTGCGGTACTACCTTTATATCACAACTTCCTGCTGTAGGAACTATTATAGACACCAATCAGACAATGACAATGATAGTTACAGATGCAACTGGAAATACAGGTCAGTGTCAATTTAATTTGATTCCTCAAGATACAATTGCTCCGGTTATAGGATGTCCAGGAACACAAATCGCATATCTGGATACCAACTGTGAAGCATTCTTAGGAGACTACACAGGTTTAGCGAATACAACTGCGAACTGTGAGGCTGTTTTAGTGACTCAGGACCCTCCTCCGGGAACTCAAATCAATGGAACAACTACGGTGCTTTTATATGGTGCAGATGCAAGTGGTAACATCTCTTTCTGCTCGTTTAATGTTGTTTTAGATGATACAATTCCTCCAACAGTGACTTGTCCGGCAGACATTTATACATGTTTCAACTTAGTAACTTTTACACCTCCTCCTGGAAATGATAATTGCGGACCAGTAACTGTTACAAGAATTACCGGTTTACCTACTGGAAGTACTTTCCCTGATGGAAACACAGTGATGACTTATGTAGCGGAAGATGCATATGGAAATACGGACACCTGTTCATTTAATATATTCGTATTTACTACACCAGTTGGAAGTCCGGCTGTTACTCAAATTAGCTGTTACGGAGAAACAGATGGATCAGTTGATTTAACAGTGAATTTAGGTAATCCTCCTTTTACTTATGAATGGTCAAACTCTGCAACTTCTGAAGATATCTTTGGATTATCTGAGGGAACTTATTCATGCATAATCACAGATGTTGAAGGATGTAAGGATACTGTTGAGATTGATATTATTGAACCTGATTCCTTGTATGTTGATGAAACCGTGACCCCAATAAGTTGTTATGGAGAAATTGATGGAAAAGTCTTTGTTGTCGTTAATGGTGGTACCTTCCCATACTCTTATAACTGGTTAACATCAGGTGCAGGTAACAGTGCAAACGGACTAGGTGCCGGCGATTATACTTTAATTGTTACAGACTCCAGAGGTTGTCAGGTAACAGAAACATATACCATTACAGAACCAGACTCAATTTCTATCGATTCAGAAGTTTCCTTCTATCCTGAAAGTGGATATCAAATTTCAGTTGAAAATGGATCTGATGGCTGGATAGACATTACTCCTAGCGGTGGTAATCCACCTTACTTGTACAACTGGGATAATGGAGGTATAACAGAAGACTTGGAAAACCTAATTGCCGGGACTTATACAGTAATAGTTACGGACACTAATGGTTGTGAACAAACGGCAACATTTGTACTAGATCAACCACTTGCACCGGTATTCTTTACAGGACTTACACCGAATGGGGATGGTTATAACGACTTATTCATCATAGAAAATTTATTCAGATATCCAGATAATACTTTAACTATTATGAATCGTTGGGGAGATGTAGTTTACCAGGCTGCACCATATAACAATGATTGGGATGGAACACCAAACAGAGGAATAGTTATTTACGGAGATAAAGTGCCAGAAGGATCATATTATTATGTTTTTGAACCTGTAGCAGGCTCAAAAACCAAAATGACTGGTTACATAGTAATTAAAAGATAG
- a CDS encoding glycosyl hydrolase family 18 protein has translation MKKLILLLTVVLFFNHLNAQQFTSIHHEQQVYYNAQQKSTEWYEQNVNTKKYDFADQRSSTCTLNKVVYGWHPYWVGSAYNNYDWNLLSHFSFFSYEVDANTGNPLTTHGWATSDAVDSALANNVKVTLCVTLFGGTGLTTFLTNNTAKQNLISNLITLVQDRGAHGVNIDFEGLPAAQKTNFANFMVDLSNQMHTAIPGSEVSTVLYAVDWSNVFDFQIMDPVVDHFIVMGYAYYYQGSGNTGPCDPLYHFGSTYNYTLSKTITYYLDQGCSSNKLVMGLPYYGYEWPTNDLNIPSSTTGSGVARTFAYVKNNTSGNYSTGNYTWDADSYTDIYAFNSGGNKQCFITLENGFDKRLQHINQSGIAGIGIWALGYDNGYNELWTAIENNLTDCKVDPCSGTIHDFGGPTKNYYNDEDYTWTLSPDGATSIDLNFTSFSVEVGYDTLFIYDGASTASPLIGAYTGTNSPGSFSTSTGDITFYWKSDGATVGAGWNADYTCVAANPQPNFTLPTNTTFCQGETIQFTNTSTASSSYYWEFQNGTPATSTDTDPLVTYFASGTYNVTLNAIDAGDTNTMTQQITVNVTGQPTADFTSNSPVTMPNSAIYFTNNSTNASIYEWDFGDGNTSSDANPWNNYAAAGDYIVTLISFNGVCPNDTLVQTVQVIDNVGLSDQHFKLFGVYPNPFIDQIILQGDLSAVKGIRLVDASGKLIYESSAVASELKVISDLSKLAAGTYILEILTTEGTENHLLIKK, from the coding sequence ATGAAAAAGCTCATCTTACTATTGACAGTTGTATTATTTTTCAACCATCTCAATGCACAACAATTTACTTCTATTCATCATGAACAGCAAGTATATTATAATGCACAACAAAAATCTACCGAATGGTATGAGCAAAATGTCAATACAAAAAAGTATGATTTTGCTGATCAAAGAAGTTCTACCTGTACACTTAACAAAGTAGTATATGGTTGGCATCCATATTGGGTTGGATCTGCCTACAATAATTATGATTGGAACCTGCTTAGCCACTTTTCTTTTTTCTCATATGAAGTTGATGCCAATACAGGAAATCCTTTAACTACGCATGGTTGGGCAACTTCAGATGCCGTTGACTCTGCTTTGGCAAATAATGTGAAGGTGACACTTTGTGTTACATTGTTTGGAGGAACGGGTTTAACTACTTTTTTAACAAACAATACAGCTAAACAAAACTTAATTTCTAATCTTATTACATTGGTTCAGGATAGGGGAGCGCATGGTGTAAATATTGATTTTGAAGGATTACCTGCTGCTCAAAAAACCAATTTTGCCAACTTTATGGTGGATCTATCAAACCAAATGCACACGGCAATTCCAGGTTCAGAAGTGAGCACAGTTTTATATGCTGTTGATTGGAGTAACGTTTTTGATTTTCAAATAATGGATCCGGTGGTAGATCATTTTATAGTAATGGGATATGCTTATTACTATCAAGGAAGTGGAAACACAGGCCCATGTGATCCATTGTATCATTTTGGATCAACTTACAATTACACTTTGTCAAAGACAATTACTTACTACTTAGATCAAGGATGTTCGTCCAATAAGTTAGTAATGGGACTCCCATATTATGGATATGAATGGCCGACTAATGATTTGAATATTCCTTCATCTACAACCGGTTCAGGAGTAGCCCGAACATTTGCTTATGTTAAAAACAATACAAGCGGAAATTATTCGACGGGTAATTATACCTGGGATGCAGATAGCTACACGGATATTTACGCGTTCAACAGTGGAGGAAACAAACAGTGTTTTATTACTTTGGAGAATGGATTTGACAAAAGATTACAACACATTAATCAATCTGGAATAGCTGGAATTGGAATTTGGGCATTAGGATATGACAATGGATACAATGAGTTATGGACAGCCATTGAAAACAACTTGACTGATTGTAAAGTGGATCCTTGTTCCGGAACAATTCATGATTTTGGTGGACCCACTAAGAACTATTACAATGATGAGGATTATACCTGGACGCTTTCACCTGATGGTGCTACAAGTATCGACTTAAACTTTACTTCATTTAGTGTTGAGGTAGGATATGATACTTTATTCATTTATGATGGTGCTTCTACAGCCTCACCTTTAATTGGAGCTTATACGGGTACAAATTCACCTGGAAGTTTTTCTACATCAACTGGAGATATTACATTCTATTGGAAATCAGACGGTGCTACAGTAGGTGCAGGTTGGAATGCTGATTATACTTGTGTAGCAGCAAATCCTCAACCTAATTTCACCTTGCCTACAAATACTACTTTCTGTCAGGGAGAAACAATTCAGTTTACTAACACTTCTACAGCATCATCATCTTATTATTGGGAATTTCAGAATGGAACGCCTGCTACAAGCACAGATACAGACCCATTAGTGACATATTTTGCTTCTGGGACATACAATGTGACATTAAACGCTATTGATGCTGGTGATACAAATACAATGACGCAACAAATAACGGTGAACGTTACAGGACAACCAACTGCAGATTTTACAAGTAATAGTCCAGTGACTATGCCAAATTCTGCGATTTATTTTACTAATAATTCTACCAATGCCAGTATTTATGAATGGGATTTTGGTGATGGAAATACTTCGTCAGATGCTAATCCATGGAATAATTATGCTGCTGCCGGAGATTACATAGTTACATTAATAAGTTTTAATGGTGTTTGTCCAAATGACACCCTTGTTCAAACTGTTCAGGTTATTGATAATGTAGGATTGTCAGATCAACATTTTAAATTATTTGGGGTGTATCCAAATCCGTTTATTGATCAAATAATTTTACAAGGAGACTTAAGTGCAGTTAAAGGAATAAGATTAGTGGATGCAAGTGGAAAACTGATATATGAATCTTCTGCTGTGGCTTCAGAACTAAAGGTTATTTCTGATTTATCAAAACTTGCTGCAGGCACGTATATCTTGGAAATTCTAACAACGGAGGGTACAGAAAATCACTTACTGATTAAAAAGTAA
- the kdsB gene encoding 3-deoxy-manno-octulosonate cytidylyltransferase, whose amino-acid sequence MKVLGIIPSRYASSRFPGKPLIDINGKSMIQRVYEGSIKSKLIDQVIVATDDHRIFNHVQSFKGKVMMTSENHQNGTERCGEVIEEFSDYDVIINIQGDEPLIKAEQLDALIDSFNNPEVQIATLIKKLNDQKEIQNPNRIKVALDKKHNALYFSRSVIPYGVSIQHYKHIGIYAWRKSILKELLKLETTEIEKSESLEQLRWLFNGYQIKCIETTIETPNVDTPKDLEKVIHLIETQNL is encoded by the coding sequence ATGAAAGTATTAGGTATTATTCCTTCCAGGTATGCGTCTAGCCGTTTTCCGGGTAAACCATTGATAGATATCAATGGAAAATCAATGATACAAAGAGTCTATGAAGGATCTATAAAATCAAAATTGATAGATCAAGTCATTGTTGCAACAGACGATCATAGAATTTTTAATCACGTGCAATCTTTTAAAGGTAAAGTGATGATGACATCTGAAAATCATCAAAATGGAACCGAACGTTGCGGAGAAGTGATTGAAGAATTTAGTGATTATGATGTTATTATTAATATCCAGGGAGATGAACCTTTAATAAAAGCCGAACAACTAGATGCTTTAATTGATTCTTTTAACAATCCTGAAGTTCAAATTGCAACATTGATTAAAAAATTGAATGACCAAAAAGAAATTCAAAATCCCAACAGGATTAAAGTAGCTCTTGATAAAAAACATAACGCACTTTACTTTAGTAGAAGTGTAATTCCTTACGGTGTCTCAATACAACATTATAAGCATATTGGAATTTATGCATGGAGAAAATCCATACTGAAAGAATTACTAAAACTTGAGACCACAGAGATTGAAAAATCTGAGTCATTAGAACAACTAAGATGGTTATTTAATGGTTATCAAATCAAATGTATTGAGACAACCATTGAAACACCCAATGTAGATACACCTAAGGATCTTGAAAAAGTAATTCACCTTATTGAAACACAAAATCTATAA
- a CDS encoding PorP/SprF family type IX secretion system membrane protein: protein MRITISLIVLLISFSATAQNRVNYSQYMHNHQIFNPAYIDQTNNIGGSVLYRNQWMGIDGTPQSFIGDVYYGFRGHNFNLQFLYDQITVFKHLEIGGSYSYAIKLGRNTQMAFGMKASFNQQTANYDQLTFYDGVDPQMGGTVKNIGVNFGAGMFVRSKHWHVGFGAPYILNNEVIDQNDKLFNSFQYQHFFLTGGYRFVDDYYFKFYPTAMIKWTKGAPLAASIDMNFLLSERFWLSGGYRIDNTIILSAGIILWKDFKIIYSYDLGLGKVNRFGGMTHELSLGYGVSMYRNSFVKRKFVKRNGWRKKIRRSRWK from the coding sequence ATGAGAATAACAATATCATTGATAGTGTTGCTGATTAGCTTTAGTGCTACGGCTCAAAATCGCGTGAATTATAGTCAATACATGCACAATCACCAGATTTTTAATCCAGCCTACATAGATCAAACCAACAATATTGGAGGATCGGTTTTATACAGGAACCAATGGATGGGTATTGACGGCACTCCACAATCATTTATTGGAGATGTGTATTATGGATTTAGAGGTCATAATTTCAATCTTCAATTTTTATATGATCAAATCACCGTTTTCAAGCATCTTGAAATTGGAGGATCATATAGCTATGCAATAAAACTTGGTAGAAATACGCAAATGGCATTTGGAATGAAAGCAAGTTTTAATCAGCAAACTGCCAACTATGATCAATTGACATTTTATGACGGTGTTGATCCACAAATGGGAGGAACTGTTAAAAATATTGGTGTCAATTTTGGTGCAGGAATGTTTGTTAGAAGCAAACATTGGCACGTTGGATTTGGAGCACCTTATATCCTGAATAATGAAGTAATTGATCAAAACGATAAACTATTTAACAGTTTCCAGTATCAACATTTCTTTTTAACCGGTGGTTATAGATTTGTGGATGACTATTACTTTAAATTCTATCCAACTGCCATGATCAAATGGACCAAAGGAGCTCCACTAGCCGCAAGTATTGATATGAATTTCTTGTTAAGCGAGCGTTTTTGGCTTTCTGGAGGATATAGAATTGATAATACGATTATTCTTTCGGCAGGAATTATCCTATGGAAGGATTTTAAAATCATTTATTCTTACGATTTAGGTTTAGGGAAAGTAAATAGATTTGGAGGAATGACGCATGAATTGTCTCTAGGTTACGGTGTTTCTATGTATAGAAACTCATTTGTAAAAAGAAAATTTGTGAAACGAAACGGATGGCGTAAGAAAATACGTAGATCACGTTGGAAGTAA